The genomic stretch GTGAGGTCCAGTCACAGAATGCCCTTACCAAAAAATCCTAGCAGAGTGAAAGTAGGCCATGTTAACTTAAAGAGCTTTTTGTTACTGGCAAATGATGTTATTATGTAGACCAAATGAACGCTCAGTAACTTTTTGGATTGCTGATTCTGTTCAGTCTCAAGTTGTTCACACCAAAGTGAAACATACATGTAATCAAGAAATTCAGCTTTTGGTGGACTTCCAAAAGGGGCTCAGTACTACTTGGGGTGAAGCGAGGTGTAATTAGGGTTAATTAACATTACCCCTAAAATTtatgtcccccacccccatcctgcgATCTCTGCTCACTTCTGTGTAGCTCAACCATCTctgtgtttttgctttgtcttaaTGTAACGCATATTCTCTAATTTCAAGTCTCTTTTCCTACAGGAACTGTTAACGTCTTTACAAACTGACTAACCTGACAAAAAAAGAAGCTGAAACATCTCAATaaaaactgtttatatatttcacTGTGTACTGTTTTAACTTCTGTAACAATTTGTGGTAAATGGTAACTTCATATTAAAATAACTgctttttattagtttattttattgaagtatagttgatttacagtgttgttaatttttggctgtgaagCAAAGTGTTTAAGTTATACgtttatatacattctttttcatattcttttccattgtattttatCACTGGGTATTtattagagttccctgtgctatacagtaggaccttgtctgTCCATTCTCTATACAATGGTTTGCATCtcccaaccccaaactcccaatccatccctctccctacccacccacccccacctcggcgactacaagtctgttctctgagtGAGTCTATTTatgctttgtagataagttcatctgtggcatattttagattccacacctAAGTagtatatggtatttgtctttttccttctgacttatttcacttagtatgataatctctaggtccatccatgttgctgaaaatggcattatttcatgtatttcttatggctgagtattaaTCCACTGtttatatgcaccacatcttctttatccattcacctgttgaaggacatttagattgtttccatgtcttagctattgtgaatactgctggTATAAGCATAGGGGTGCATTTATCTTCTTGaattagttttgtctggatatatgcccagaagtgagattgttACCAAAAGTAGGGTCCAGCTGTTTGCTGcccaaaagccaataaagaggcaaggttgatggaaaggaaaaagtttgctttatttctgaGGCTGGCAACTGAGAGTGGAGTCAGTTGCCAAAGGCCAACTACCGCCCATTGGCAATCAGCAGACCAGAGCTTTTATTGGTGAAGGAAGGGGGCTACATGcaaaacagcacagtcagctgtGACAGTCCTCTTGAAACCGGTAACCAGCATCATCTTGACTTTGTTTAGGTACAGTTCATCTTCAGTTCCAGAGCCATTTTGTTCCCATATTTTTTGAGGCCAGCTCTTGAaactgtggcagcttatgtcatggcttacagtctggtcatcatgttcTTAACTTCTTCCACTTGGTGGGGGCTTTAGTGTCTATAATATTAAATACTAATACATTTTTCcttaatcaattcagttcagttgctcagttgtgtccgactctgcgaccccatggactgcatcactccAGGAGtgatgtccatcaccaactcccagagtttactcaagctcatgtccatcaagtcagtgatgccgtccaaccatctcatcctctgttgtccccttctcccaccttcaatctttcccagcatcagggtctttttaaatgagtcagttcttcatatcaggtggccaaaatattggcatttcagcttcagcattagtcctttcaatgaatattcaggactgatttcctttaggattgactggttggatctccttgctgtccaagggactctcaagagtcttctccaacacaacagttcaaaagcatcagttctttggtgctcagctttctttatggtccaactctcacatccatacatgactactggagaaaccatagctttgactagacagacttttgcgGTTAAAGCAAATATACAATGTATGTTTAGTAGGCTACAAGCAGGCTGTTTCAGTTAACCTAAAGTTCAAATTAAATCATATATGAGCCAGAATGACTTCCCTATAcctcaatatgtgaaaatttcttccaTCATTTTCCCCTTTTAATTGAAAATCTCTCCATAGAAAGCACTGATAATATATTTTTCCAGCATTGCCAGAACGGCTTAGTTGCTGCTCTGGGCCCATTCATGTCCCTTGGTGCTAGGcctacattttgtttatatattggcCCAGTTATCCACGTTGGATTCTAAAACTGGACACACAGAGGTACTGACACAAAGGGTCTTTGGACCAGAAGTCATCTCAACTAGCTTGTGTCTGCTAGAGAAACATGCAAATGCCACTTAGATCCCAACACCCTTTGTGCCAATACCTCTGCACGTCTTCCTGCATCACTGCTTTATTCATACCCACATAAGGAATCAAAGGAATTGAATCTGTGATGGGATATAGGTAACAAAGCAGGAATATGGTCTAAAGTTCGACAGCAGCAGCCTTGGGCAGATGACTTAATCGTGAAACTGTTACCCCAGAGATAAAAAACAGGATTAACAGAACCTCCATCAAACCATTTGGATActgaattaaaacacaaaaatgccTGCTTAGCCTAGTACCTGAGACTGATAACATGAGCCTAAATCATAATAAACACAACTTGACTTGGAAGATTTCTTGCTTGTATCTTTTCTAGACTATTTATACTTAGTTTTTTGCAGCATGAATTTGTATAGGATGCTAAGCACAAAGTCCTAGGCTTATTACCGGGAGTGTAGTGCATAAAACAAACTGTGCTTTGCAGTCAAGTGTAAAAATTCCCAAGTACAGATCAATCTGACCTGACCTGGAGTGGAGAACAGTCGCTGGGGGCTCTCCTTCCTCAAGGCTAGAAGACACATGGAGCATCATCAGATTGCCTCTGGGGCTCAGCTGTACTTGAGAGAACCCATCTTCACCCCACAGTCCCCTAGACCCCTCTTATCCACAGGGTCAGCCTCACACTTGTCTGCCACTTTGGCCAAGAGCCATCCTCACTGCTAAGTCTGCCCTGGCAAGGCTCTGCCTCTACCTGTGCAAAAGTGACTCAAAAGCATCCAGACACAGAACCTATGACCCAAAAGCATCCAGACTGAAAGCCTGCAGAGATGAGGTACGATGAAATTCTCCCTTCCTGAACGTGCTGAGGCCGCTGTCTTGGCTCCTTAGACCTTAGGCCTCCAGCAGACTCGCAGGGCTGTGTCCTGGGTGGCTCAGTCTGCTTCGCAGGCTCTGTTGGAATGGTACACTCAGCCTCCCTCCTGCTCTGCAGACCTGTTTCGTGTTTGGGCCCCAGGAATACCCCCTGCTTGCTCTTCCTGAGTAAAAGGGAGCTGACTGCAGCTGAACTGTCACATATGCACTCTTTCCACCCTGACCActcttatttatatctttcctgtcTTTGGTCCTTTATGAATGTGTGCCTATTATCCCATCTGAATGTACTTTATCACATCCTATTGTGCTTTCTCTATTCAAGAATTCAGAAAATATCTGAATGTCCTTTTCACCAGAAAGGCTTAATTTTATGaacaatatttaaaactttatacTTAATTTCTAACCATCCCATCCCCTAAATTTATTGTAATATGTCCATTTCACGACCTTATCTATTTGCAGCAATGGGCATGTTATGAAGCATAAAAGCCTTCTAGTGTGATCATCTCCATATTAATTTCTCAATTCCTCTACAGCTGACAAATGGAGCAGTAAATCTGTAGAAGAAGGAAATTCTACATTTCATTATAGAAACTCAACTTCTATAACCTGGTAAATAGGTATGAGTTttcttctggaagaaaaaaagagctttGGAAAAGTTCATGGTTTTATGCTTTAGGCTCCAAGGGCCCTACACAAAACTTGAACTCCTGTGTCTACTGCTAgcaattaaagaattaaattaagAATTTATATTTGTTGTTCCTTGGTATCCATGAAGAACTGGTTCCAGGATCCtcatggataccaaaatccacggATGCTCAAGGCTGTTAGAGCCAGCCCTCTGTATCCACGGGTTCTGCATTGAAAATATTCCATTTGCATTTGGCTGAATCCACAGATGGAGAACCTACAGATACAGAAAGTAGACAATGCTTATTTTCTCTAGGAAACAAACAAATTAGTggacaatgggcttcccttgaagctccgttggtaaagagtttgcctgcagtgcaggagacctgggtccaatccctgggttgggacaatcccctggagaaggaaatggcaacccactccagtattctggcctggagaattccatggacagaagaacctggcagtctacagtccatggggttgcaagagtcagacacgacttagctactaaaccaccaccacgatGAACAATGATGAGTGTGCTGTTCTAAATTCCTACTATGTTAATTGTTGACAGGCTTTGGAAATTCAGAGAAACTGAGAACCAGAATATGGAGTTTTTTGCTTTCAGGCCAGTtactaattttatgtgtcagtcaGCTTCCCCAAGTCTCACTGTTCAgatttcacatctcttcttccaGCCTCCCCTAGTTTGTAACCTTCACTCAGAATATTTAGATTTGGGAAGACCTTCTGATAACATCTAATCCAGTCTTCCCGGTTATGCAGCTAAAGAAACTGAAATCCAGCAAGGGCAAGACAGAGGCTATTATTACGGAACATATTATTACCCACATTCTAGTAAAATGGCAGTGACTtgttcagtttcctcagctgagTGGTGAGTGGCAGCGATTTGGGAGGCAAACATGGTCGGGGTGGGGAGGAGTACAAGGGCCATTTGCCCATGGATGTCCAGGGAGTGTGGCATAATGGGACAAGAACGCGGTAGAGCTGCACTTAACTCTCTCCCCAGTGACTCAAGCCCTCTGGTCAGTACTATCTCCCctcactccacccccaccccctgcccagcctTGTCTATGTTATTCTTTATTTGTACAAATTAAAACCTTGTTTTCCTGTGCTCAGTCCTGCTTTGTGCTCAGTTCTACTTCATAAAGACTTGCTGGAGGAGGTCATTTTATTGTCTTCAGTGAAAAAAAGCAGCAGAATGTGGGCAGAATTTGGGGGGAAGATGGGGTAAGAATTCTACTTAAGTTTTTACTTGAAATATTGACTGAGGGagttcctggtggttcagtggttaggactctgcactctcattgctgagggcccaggttcaatccctggtcagggaactaagataccacatggtgcagccaaatttaaaaggaagaactATTGATTGagttccttttctcttcccttcccaaaGGGAGAAAGATCTCATCTGTAGTGTCTTGGGGGTAGAGGAGGCATGGGTTGTGCTGATCTTTGTAAGCCAATCATAAAGATTCACAAGGCTGCTCTCATGGCCCCCCCATTGGGTTTTGGGCCAGTGGCCTTGGGCCACTAATTACTTTCCACATACATGACAAGTTGTGTGTGACCACTTGAGGAAAGCACTTGGGTACAGAAAGGGCTTTTAGAGgtgacttttaaattaatttataatttaattatttgctAACAGGCTCTGAAGACCTGTTAGTACCCATTCTAGGATTACAAATATAAATAGAAGCCGTCCATGCCCCACCTTCAATTTAGAGATGAGATGAGAAAGTACACCAAGGAAAGCACACATCTGAACATTTGAATGGTACGTTCAAAGATGACACCTCCAAGCTGATGAGGAAAAGTAGTTTAGAGTATGTGTGTGGGAGAAAGTGATGAGAGTGAAAGCCTCAGCCTTGGCCAAGTCATGAATGGAATTTAAGAGTGAAGCATAGGTAAGGAACATGCTGAGACTCTTAAAGATGAGTTACGGTTCTTCATTTTAGGAAGGTCGGAGTGAAGACGTGAGATGAGTGTTGGGAGAGAGAGCCTGGTTATTAACCATTCCTGTCACTTCAGGGATATGATGAGGCTCTGAGGCTAAAAGACCTTTCTCTGCCTGTGGGCTTGTCTACACATTGGCAGACTAGAACGTTCTTCACCTGCTATTCATATATCAAATTGTTTATATTTGACTCTGAAAATGTTCTATGCTACAGATTGAATCCAGACTGTGTTCCCTCCTTAAATAAGCTACTAGAACAGAAGAGGTCCTTGGGTTCTCTCAGTTGGTCCCCCCAACTTTGTCCTGTCCTTACCACTCCCATCTAGGGTGAAGGAAAAGTAAAGCATGGTATCGTGATCACTATGCCAACCTGTTTTCACTAACATTTCTTTACTGGGAACTTGGAGTTTGCTGTTCTCTCCGACACCCAATCTTTTCTCTCAGTTCTCTGCTCAAGCCCCACTTCTTCCCAATCACCTTCCTTAAAATATTGCCTTTTTTCTCCAGGCTTTGACCCTAGTTTGTTAGTCTTCATTTTCCTTGCACATCTTTCTCATGCTAGAGTATGAACGTTCTACAAAGCCCAGGCCTGAAATAAATTTGCTTTCCAAGGCAGTCAAAGATGTGCTGACAGGATGACAGGTGCCCCAAAACTTACAAATGATCTAGACCATGAAAATGAGGGTGGTTGCTGAAGCATTGTTGACGCACCCGCCAGAGCCTCAGCAAGGGATCAACAGCCTGTGCGCCCAAAACCCGCCCCTCCTTAGTGAGGGTGGGTGTCTGGATCAGAGCCTGACTGGCAAAGTGGCAGAGCAGTAGCTGTGTTAACACAGGGCATGCTCTATTTTCACAGATTCCTCGTTCCTCCAGGCAGAGCTTGAGCAATCTTGAAAAGACTTCACCCATTAAATGGGGACACATACTCTGTATGTCATTAGGATTATTAAAAGCAAATCCTCACAACAGTGTCCacatggtcaaagctatggtttttccagctatggtttttcacaCATATACAGGTGtgaaattggaccataaagaagtctgagcatcagagattgatgcttttgaactggggtgctggagaagactcttgagggtcccttggactgcaagggaatcaaaccagtaaatcctaaaggaaatcaaccctgaacattcactggaaggactgacgctgaaactgaagctccaatactttggccacctgatgtgaagagccaacttattggaaaagaccctgaggctgggaaagactgggggtaggagaagaaggggacaacagaagatgagatggttggatgggatcaatgactcaatggacatgagtttgaacaaactccaggagacagtgaaggatggggaagcctggcaggctgcagtccaaggggtctcaaagagttggacaggactaagtgactgaaaacaacacaacaatgtaaagcaactatacttaaAGAAAAGAGTCTAAGAAAAAAGTGAGTCGTAATGGTGTGTCAGAGGTGTGAAGGGCTTGAGGCCAGGAGGCAGTACTATTTCACGTTAGAGTCTCACTGTGGTGTAGCTCCTTGGTTAGGTGGATATTAGGTTTAGGGAAAGGACTTGTCCATGATAGCAAGTCCTGAGGCTCCAGCCTCCTCCAGCATCTTGACTCTCAAGTCTATTGTCATTTTTTACTGCTCTAACACAGCATGATTCTCAGGTCAAACCCAAATCCTGCCCCAATGCAGAGAGGCTCTTTCCATGCTGtcttaaatatgttttttaatagtaaaaagaAGTTTGGTTTTCTTAAAGACAGTTTTCGTTTTATTCCTGTGGATGAAGCAAAAATGGAGTTCTAATTCAGCAGCAAACCTTAATCACAAAGAAGAAGTGTTTTGGATATAAGCCAGAAGAGAGTGACCAGCAGGGAACAGTAATATCACACTAAGTACTAGTACTGATTGTTTTTACCAAGGCTACTCTAGAAACACTGGAATTATGATGTAGGCAAGAGTCAGCTTCGGTACTTGCCAGAAACTCAATATCTTTATGTTGTCTGCCTGGTCCTGACTTCTCAGGTGCTCAACCTTTTGAGGTGTCAGCTGAAAAAAGTAGGATTGCCATTTTCCAGTCTGGCTTGATTCCCTAAATCAAGTCCCCAAACTCATCTAGGCAATAGTTCTCAAAGATCTGATTACGTGCTGCCAGTTGGGATTGAAATTTGAGTGAGGCACAGTCCCAAGGAAAGCCATGCAGCCCCAAGAGGGGGCCTGTGAAACGGCAGCATTGGCATCTCCTGGGAGCTAGTTAGGAAATCAGTTTCAGGACtcactccagacctactgaatcagaatttgcaTTTGAAAAAGATTCCCCAGTGATATACCAGCACACTCAAGCTTGGTtgcaaaaagaaacaggtgacTCCAGTACAAAATGGCAAAGAAAATGAATCTGCATTATCCCTTCCACTTCTAATACTCTGCATGTGCTGCTGAGTTAGTTCTATTATAGCTGTGTTGTCAGTGTCTACTGAGGTGAATGCTCCTACCTCTGAATTGgctaccattcagttcagttcaagacAGCCCTTCAATCAACCACTTGGAATTGGAGCCGGCCCTGCTGGAGATTTAGTCCCGCTCAGTGTACACATAGCTGCCTACCTGTGATTTTAGGCAGTACTGTTACAAGAGGAAAAGATTTCTAGTCTCACCTCATGTGGAAACTGGTGCTTCTAGTTTTTTCAACAATAGACTTGGCTTTGTACAGAAAACAGCATGAACCTGAAAATAAAGCAGTCAAAGATTGAAGCGGCCCATTGGCTAGTTTTAGTAATCTTAGCTAAGAGGTGCAAAGATGTGAGTGCTAGATTTCAGCCTGTGTAGGCAGCCAGGAAACTGTTAGTAATGAAAGCTTAACCTTCCAAAGGTTGTGCAGGAGACAAATGCTTCTGTGAGTATAGTGAAACTCTTgctctcaaattttatttataaataagagatatatacacatgtacattagCCTAATGAGATTAACAGGTTCCATTTTGttccaaatatttaatatatagctCTTTATGGCCAGTGTGAGGTAGCCAAGAAATAGAACAACACAGCATTAGTCCCTTCATTCTCTTTCTGGCGTCTAGAAGAGAAACTCTGGAGTGAGTGATAAAAGGATAAATCCTCTTTATACCTGAGGAAATGTAAATATGAGTTAATCAGGTTACTTCGTTCCATTAGAGTCACTAAAGCTGCTGGTATTTGCATGGCTCTATGTTTATTCTAAGAGCCTCCTTCAAATATAACCAGAAACATACTAGTCTCCTGAGAGTTTGCATGAAAATGAATTATACAGTGGggggaaattaataataattatactgATCCAAGGTTCATAGGCATTTCAGAATATTGTTGTTTCAAGCctccatttgcttattttgacATTATTATCAACGGGATGCAAAGTCACTCTTTCTATGTCTCCAGCTAAAAGTACGAAATGCCTGTCGCTCCAGAAGAGGGCCTTGATTCCTCTGGGGAGGAACACtaaactctttaaaaagaaaatcaaacccaACCTGAACCAAGAGTCCAAGGAATCTAGTTTGGCCACAGGAAAGGAAGATGGCCCTCCAAACCAGTTACAGGAATGTGTCCCAGGGTCCGACTCCGAGCCAGGTGTTTTCAGCGGAAAGGGAAGGTTGGATCCTGGTGAGACAGGGCTGAGCCAGTACATGCTTGGGGTGCCGCCTACACGTCCGAGTCGCAGGGCAGCGTGCTGCCGCAGGGCCGAGTGCTGCGGGAAGACGAGCCGGGTTCGGAGTTTGTAGCGTTCTCCCCTTCGAGCACGTCCACCGGGTTGCTGTAGGCTTTGGGTGGGGGCCGGGGCATCGGGAAGCCGGCCTTGCGCTGGCTGGTGGCGCCCAGCTGATCAGGCCGCGGCCGGTGCTGGCCATCACTATAGTACTTGATGGCCGGCGTGAGTGCGGGCTCTGGCCCGTCGATGTACACTGTGCTAATGCTGCTGCGGCGCGCGCTGCTGGAAGGCGCCTTGCGGCAGCTGTCACAGCGCTCAGCGCACCAGGGCGCGAAGCTGAGCGCCAGCGAGAAGCcgcccagcagcagcaggcagctgcCCAGGTAGCCCAGCACCAGGCTGTAGCCGACCTGCACCGTGACCGGGCTGGGCTGGGCCGGCAGGACGCTGCGATCTGCCAAGAAGTGGTTGTACCAGGAGACTGGGATGAGGCTCAAGAGGCCCGCGGTGAAGAGCACAACGCCGGAGAGGCCGGCCAGCACGAAGTGGGGCTCGTCCCTCCAGCAGCGCACGCCGAGCGTcgccagcagcagccccaggcccGTGACGGCCAGCGACGTGACCATCAGTCCCCGCGCCACGCGCACCGGCTCGGCGGCGAAGTAGCCGAGGTCGTCCGGCTGGCCGCACTGGCGCTCGCGACTGCTCTGCTCGCGGCACATGTCCCACAGGCCCTGGTACAGCACCAGGTCCAGCGGCTGGTCGAGGAAGCCCTTCACCAGCCTCCAGCCGGGCGTCAGCGTGCTGGTCAGGGTGAGTAACAGCCCACAGGGCGCGAGTACCATGCCCAGCGTCATCACCACCGGCGTCCGCATCCTGGGTGGCGCACCTGCCGCTGACTGGCAATCTCTAGCTCTCGCGCCCCAGAGAGCGCTCCGGGCTCCAACTCCCTGAAGTCCGCACGCTCGCCACCGCAGCCACGCCCGCGCTCCTGCACTCGGTTCTCCTCCGGCCGCTCTTTGTCTCCAGCGCAGGACTGTCCGCTCTCGGCCGCGCGTCCCTAGTTTGCTCCAAGCGTCCCAGCCGCTCCGCCCTGCCTCTAGCCCGGCCGCCTGATCGAAACCAGTTCGAGGGCGAGTCTGATCGAAACTGCAGTCGGAGGTGGGGACGCTGCAGCAGCCGCGGCCCAACCCGTTCGGGTGGGAGGGGCGGGAGGGCCGGGAGTGGCGAGCCGGAAACTGCAAGGGCCCCTCTGGGCCGAACCGAGCAAAGgtcgccccgcccctgcccctccGCTGGGCCCGCCGGCCGTGGGCGGGGAAGGAAAGGGGCGGTACCACCCGGACAGCCCGGCGCACCTGGCCGGCGCTGAGCAGGTTCCTGCTTCTCAGCGGCTAAAGCTTTTCTCCGGTCCCTGACGGTCGACCGTGCACCTGTAGCCTGTCTTCCCTCCACTCCCCACAAGAGAGATCCCCCGAAGTTTTGCGCTGTTAGCTTGCAGCTACTCGTGGCCAAATGGATGGAACCTCCCGAGGTGCGCTGGGCAGGTGTGCACCGAGGGTCCACTCGGTCGAGTAGTGTGTCCCGGAGTGTTGCACTTgtgtattttgtttcatttgcttaaaAAACATGTCATACTCCGGATTAACCTTGATACAAAAGAATCAAAGCGAGTGTTTCTGGGATGAAGAGTTACATCATACTGGTTTCcacaataagttaaataaaatctttgacattcattttatatttgtgtgaGAATCAGGattttacattttcctaaaaattatcctttaacaatgttttcctcattttctgtatttcttacaATGGAAGTGTGTTAACCTTTACAACTGtttaaaatgatttctaaaaGAGCAAAGTTAAGCATTAGTTTGAAGTAATTTTGAACATTCTAGGAATGGACAATACCAAGGatggg from Bos mutus isolate GX-2022 chromosome 27, NWIPB_WYAK_1.1, whole genome shotgun sequence encodes the following:
- the CLDN23 gene encoding claudin-23 is translated as MRTPVVMTLGMVLAPCGLLLTLTSTLTPGWRLVKGFLDQPLDLVLYQGLWDMCREQSSRERQCGQPDDLGYFAAEPVRVARGLMVTSLAVTGLGLLLATLGVRCWRDEPHFVLAGLSGVVLFTAGLLSLIPVSWYNHFLADRSVLPAQPSPVTVQVGYSLVLGYLGSCLLLLGGFSLALSFAPWCAERCDSCRKAPSSSARRSSISTVYIDGPEPALTPAIKYYSDGQHRPRPDQLGATSQRKAGFPMPRPPPKAYSNPVDVLEGENATNSEPGSSSRSTRPCGSTLPCDSDV